The region ACAGGAAAAGCCAGGCGCGCGTGGTCGGCGACACACCACGGCGTGAACGCACGGGTGTGGCGACGACCGGATGAGTCAGGGGTTGATGTTCCATAGCAAAGGTCTCGTCAATGGAAAGCAGCTGGCAAACACAGGCCTTAAAACACCCTTGAACCCTGTGTGAGCGGGCTTGCCCGCGAACGCAATCTTTCAGATCAATAGTGACTGTCAGTCTGCATTCGCGATCAGGCTCGCACACCGTGGATTTATGGCGATTTCAACACCTGTGTTCGCCACTCGATCAGGAAGAAAAGATTTCCGTGTAGCGACGAATCCATTGGTCATGCACGGTGGCCAGGAAGGCGTTGTCGTGCATGATCGCCTTGTCGGCAATCTGCTCTGGCGTAAGGATGTACGGGCTCTTGCGTGCTTCGGCGGAGATGATCGCCTTGGCGTTGACCGGGCCGTTGTAGATGTCTTCGGCCATTTTGCCCTGCACCAGCGGGTCCAGAGAGTGGTCGATAAAAGCGTAGGCCAGATCGGTGTCGCCGGGACGATTCTTTGGCATCACCGACAGCATCAGGTCGGTGTAGAAACCTTCCTTCATACCGAACGTGGCGCCGAGGCCGTAGGCCGGGTCCCGAATCTGCTTCGGGAAAAATGCCGGGGCATACAAGCCGCCCATGTCCAGCGAACCGGTGCGGAACAGCTCGGCGATCTGGTTCGGGTTTTCGCCGAGGGTCACGACGCGATCCTTGAGCTCGGCGAGTTTCTTGAAGCCAGGTTCTACGTTGTGTTCGTCACCACCGGCCAGTTTGGCGGCGATGATGATCAGGTCCATCGCCTCGGTCCAGTTCGGCGGCGGCAGAAAGATGTTAGGTGCCCGCTCCGCGTCCCACAGGGCGGCGTAGCTGTCCGGCGCTTCTTTCTGGGTGCGCGTGCTGTAGACCAGGCTGTTGCACCACAGTAAGTAACCGATGCCGTGACCGTTGGCGCCAGTACGGTATTTTTCCGGCACGTCGACCAGGTTTGGAATGCGGTTGAGGTCAGGTTTTTCCAGGAGCCCGGCGGCGGCCAGACCTTCGGCGCCGACGCCCGCCAAGGTGATGATGTCGTACTGCGGACGATCACCGCCGGCCTTGAGTTTGGCGACCATTTCCGAGGTGCTGCCGGTGCGGTCAGCGATAACCTTGGCGCCGGTTTTGGCCTCGAAGGTTGCCGCGATATTGCGCAATGCGGCCAAGCCGGTGTCATCCGACCACGTCAGCAGCCGCAGGGTCTTGCCCTGAAAGCGCGTGTCGCTGGCGTTTGCCCGGATGAACGGGATGCTCATGGCTGCCGCTGCGACCGAAGCCACGCCCACGGTTTTGATGAATTGCCGTCTGTTCAGATCATGCTGGCCCATGAAGGACTCCCTTTGTTTTTTTAAGTATGAGGTTGGTCGCAACCGTTGCATCCGCGTACTCAAATCCGCTTCAAGCCCCGGTTTAAAAGGGCTTTAGCTGAGCTGACGGGTTCATCCTGAGGTCGAGCAAAACACCTGACTATCGATAAAAACTCATTGAAGCCATGACGCCAGCGCATGCCTCGTTTCGAGGCATGCGCTCACCTTTTTCGTGCCGTCAGACCGCGCGAATCACGTGTTTCATTTCCTGGAACGCCTGCAAACCCCACGGCCCCAACTCGCGGCCGATGCTGCTCTGTTTGTAGCCGCCCCAGGCCGTCTGCGGGAAGATCACTTGCGGTGCGTTAATCCACACCAGCCCGGCCTGCAAGGCATTGGCGACCCGATTTGCCGCTGCGCTGTCGCGGCTCACAACGCTGGCCACCAGACCAAACTGGCTGTCGTTGGCCAGGGCAATCGCCTGCGCCTCCGAGGCAAAACTACGCACGCAGATCACCGGGCCAAAAATCTCTTCGCACCACAGCGCACTGTCCAGGGGCACTTCAGTGAAGACGGTAGGCTGTAAAAAATAGCCGCGCGGCAGGTCTGGCGGACGATGACCACCGCACATCAGTTTGGCACCGGCACTCAAGCCACGATCGATGTGGCCCAGTACCCGTTGATATTGCGCCTGATTGACCAACGCCCCCATCTCCACGTTCGGGTCGAACGGGTCGGCGACACGAATCGCCTCGGCGCGCTCCTGCAAACGGATCAGGAACTCATCCGCCAGTTCATCGGCGACCAATACACGGCTGGTGGCCGAACACATTTGCCCGGCGTTGAAGAACCCACCGCCGCAGGCCAATTCCACGGCCAGTTGAATGTCTGCATCGGCCAGCACCAGCAGCGAAGATTTACCGCCCAGCTCCAGGCTCACGCCTTTGACGGTTTCCGCCGCACGCTGCATGACCTGCACCCCGACGGCGTTGCTGCCAGTGAAAGAGATCTTGGCGATGCGCGGATCCGCCGACAGTGGCGCGCCGACCGCCAGGCCGGTCCCGCAGACCACGTTGAACACACCGTTGGGCAGGCCGGCGTCGGCAATGATGGCCGCCAGTTCCAGCTCCGGCAGCGGCGTAACCTCCGAGGGTTTGAGCACTACGCAACACCCGGCGGCCAGCGCCGGAGCGAGCTTCCAGGCGGTGGTGACCATCGGGAAGTTCCACGGCACGATCAACCCCACCACACCACAGGGTTCACGACGCAGGCGCGCACTGAAGTCGTCGCTTGGCAGCTCGACGGCGCTGTCCTGCTGGCCATCAAGCGCTTCAGCCAGGCCGGCGTAATACTCAAAGGTCGCGATCACGTCATCGACATCAATGGCCGCTTCGAACAACGGTTTGCCGTTGTTGCTCGACTGCAACTGCATCAACTGTTCACGACCGGCCTGCACGCCAGCGGCGATTCTGCGCAGGGTCGCACCACGCTCGGCACCGGTGGTTTTCGACCAGTCGATAAAGGCGTTGGTCGCGGCACTGATGGCGTGCTCGACGGCGTATTCATCGCCACCCTTGACGGTGGTGAGCAGCGCTTCGGTGGCGGGGTTGATCACGCGCAAATGCTCTTTGCCAGCGGACCATTGACCATCGATGTACAGGCCATCCAGCGCCGTTGGAAACGTCATGCGAACGCTCATTTCGACACCGCCTTCATCCACTGCGTCTGATCAATTTCAATCAGCGTCGGGCCCTGACGGTCGGTGGCGGTGCGCAAGGCTTTGCGCAGTTGTTCAACGCCGTTGACGGCTTCGGCAGCACAGCCCAGCGCTTTGGCCACGCCGATAAAGTCCGGGGTATAAATATCGACGCCTACCGGCTCGATGGCGCGGTTGACCATGTATTTTTTGATTTCTTCGTAGCCCTGGTTATTCCACAACAACACGATCACCGGCGTGCGTGCTTCCACGGCGCTGGCCAGTTCCGGCAGGGTGAATTGCAGACCGCCGTCACCGATCAGGCACACCACAGGCGGGCGCACACCGCTTTCGACGCTACCACCAAGCCAGGCACCAATCGCCGCTGGCAAGGCGTAACCCAGGGTGCCGTAACCGGTGGATGAGTTGAACCACCGACGAGGGCGCTCCGGGTTGAAGGTCAGGTTGCCGGTGTACACCGGTTGGGTCGAGTCGCCGACAAATACTGCATTCGGCAATTCGTGCAAGACGATTTCGAGGAAACGGGTCTGGGCCAGGGTCGGTGCATCCCAGCTCGCCGCCAATTCTTCTCGCAAACGTGCAGCCCGTACCGGGCCCCAATCGTTGCGGCGCTCGGCCAGAGACGTGTGGGACAACGCACTCAGCAGCGCCTTCGCGGCATGGCGAGCATCGGCCACCAACGCCACCTGCGGTGGGTAGTTGCGCACGGTCTGGTCCGGATCAATGTCAATGCGCAACAGTGCGCCGGGAATGTTGAAGCCACCGGCGAAGGTCACGTCGTAATCGGTCTCGGCCAGTTCGGTGCCGATGGCCAGCACGACGTCGGCCTCGGCCACCAGGGCCCGTGTCGCCAGCAGGCTCTGGGTCGAGCCAATCAACAAGGGGTGGGCGGATTCGAGCAGGCCCTTGGCATTGATGGTCAGGGCCACCGGGGCGCCCAACAGTTCGGCCAGTTCAGTTAACTCGGCCGCCGCCTCGATGGCCCCGCCACCGGCGAGAATCAGCGGACGTTTGGCACCGGCCAACAACGTCGTCATACGGGCGATGGCGGTCGGCGAAGCCCCCGCGCGGTCGATGTTTACGGGGACGCTGGCGAGTAACTCGTCAGCCTCTTCCACCAGCACGTCCAACGGAATCTCGATGTGTACCGGGCGCGGACGACCGGCCTGAAACAGCGCAAAAGCGCGGGCCAATACACCCGGTAGTTCAGCCGCCGACATCAAGGTGTGGGAAAACGCTGCGACGCCGCCGACCAATGCACGTTGGTTCGGCAGTTCATGAAGCTTGCCGCGTCCACCGCCCAACTGGCCGCGGGACTGCACACTGGAAATCACCAGCATGGGGATCGAATCGGCGTAGGCCTGGCCCATGGCCGTGGTGATGTTGGTCATGCCCGGGCCGGTGATGATGAAGCACACACCCGGTTTGCCGCAGGTGCGCGCGTAGCCGTCAGCCATGAAACCGGCACCCTGCTCGTGACGCGGAGTCACGTGGTTGATGCTCGAACGGGCCAGCCCGCGATACAACTCAACGGTATGCACCCCAGGAATGCCGAACACCTGCTCGACACCGTAACCTTCGAGTAGCTTGACCAATACTTCGCCGCACGTCGCCATGTCGTTGCCCTTTTTGTTCGTTTGAGACACCGGGCCCGCGCAGTGTTTATGATGCGTTGGCAAGCCCAGGGATGGCCTCATTGGAACGGGCGACACATCGCCGCAACAATGGATAAAAAATCATACTAGCCATGTCCTCACGTCATACCTTGGGTCTCTATGAAACGATTGCCTCCCCTGCCCGCCCTGCATACGTTTCTAATCACCGCGCAGTGCTGCAACTTCACCCGGGCCGCCGAGCAGTTACACATCACACAGGGTGCGGTGAGCCGACAGATCGCAGGCCTGGAAGATCACCTGGGTTATGAGCTGTTCATCCGTCAGGCCCGTGGCCTGGACCTGACCGCCGAAGGGCGGGAGTGGCTGCCGCGCGTGCAGCAAATTTTCGGCCTGATCGACGAGGCGGTGGAGCAGATCGGCGCCAAGCGCGAAACCCTGCAACTCAAGGCCCCGACCTGTGTCATGCGCTGGCTTTTACCGCGTCTGCTGCAATGGAAAAAAGAACGCCCGGACATACCGGTAGAACTGACCACTACAGTCAGGCACGGCGTGGACTTTCATCGCGAGCAGTTCGATGCGGCAGTGATGTATGGCGCGCCGCCGGACACTGCGCTGGCCTCTCATCACCTGTTCGATGAACAACTGACGCCGGTCTGCTCCCGGCCACTGCTTGAAGGGCCTGTGCCATTGCAGGTGCCGCAAGATCTGGAGCAACATCTGCTGCTCCATCCCACCCGCGATGAGCGCGACTGGAAAGCCTGGCTGGCGAGCGCCGATGTTCACGTGAGCAATGTCGACAAGGGTCAGCATTTCGAGACGCTGGACCTGGCGATGTCCATGGCCTCGCAAGGAACAGGCGTGGCGATCGGGGATTGGTCGCTGATCGGCGATGATTTGAGTGCCGGAAGGCTGGTCATGCCGTTTGAGTTGAAGGTCAGAACGGGGTTGGCGTATTACCTGGTGATGCCACAAAAGCCTGCACCTTCGCCGAAGTTACAGGAATTATTGCGGTGGTTGGTGGCACAGGCACAGGCGCGGTGATGGCCAAAAAAGCGTCGCCAGCAGGCTCGCGTCCCTATTGAAATGCGATCAAATGCGGGAGCGAGCCTGTTCGCGAGTGGTTTCAGCCGCGCTGTTCAGTAACCGACTGCAAATCGCTGACGCGAATGCTTTGGCGACTCCACTTCATCCAGCATCGCGATGGCAAAATCAGCGAAGGTGATCCAGCTTCGACCTTCTGCACTGACCAGCAAGTCGTCCTTGCCCACCCGAAACGTACCGGTGCGCTCACCGTCCACAAACTCTGCCGACGGCGAGAGGAAGGTCCAGTCGAGTTCCTTCTCCGAGCGCAGATCATCCAGGAACAAAGCGCCGGCACTGGCCTCGGCCTTGTAAGCCTGCGGAAAACCTTCGCTGTCGATGACGCGACCGCCGGTAGGCAACAATAGCGAACCGGCGCCACCCACCACCAGCAGGCGCTGGACCCCGGCCTTTTTCAACGGCTCGAGGACAGCACTGGCAGGCAGGGTCGAAAAGTGCGCAGCGCTGAGCACCACATCATGGCCCGCGACGGCTGCTTGCAGCGCCTCGGCATCAAGCGCGTCAACGTCTTTAGTAACGACACCGGCGCGCGGGCTGATTTTTGAGGTGTCCCGGGCAATAGCGGTGACGCTGTGACCACGACGCAAAGCTTCTTCCAACAATTGGCTACCGGCACGGCCGGTGGCACCGATGATTGCGATATTGCTCATGACGTTCTCCAGTGGCTCAGGTGTGACGCAAAGCGTCACGGGCGGCATTCCCACGCAGAGCGTGGGAATGATCGGGTACAGCGTATTACCACTTCATCTCGCCCTTGGCGACTTTGGCACTTAGCTCAAGCGAGCTTTCTTCGCCGAGCGTTGGGTAGCGTTTTTTCATCGCCGCAATCAGCGCAGCGGAGTCTTTTGCCTTAGCGGTTTCTTCGTCGAACGCCTTGATGTAACCGGCAGTGAATTGCACGGCAGCCAGGGAGCGTGTGCTCTCACCCAGGTAATGACCCGGCACGATGGATTTCGGTTTCAGGGTTTCGATGGCGTGCAACGTCGCCAGCCAGTCGGTATGGGATTGCGCAGTTTGGGTATCCGCCATCCACACATGGATATTTTCAGCGACCACTACGCCACCGACCACAGCCTTGATCGACGGAATCCAGACGAAGCTGCGATCCGGCTGCTTGCCGTCCAGGCCAATCACCTGCAACTTCTGCCCTTCAAGCATCAGGCTGTCGCCCTTGAGTACGCCGGGAACGATGGTTTTAGACGGCGCTTCAGCGCCCATTTTCGGTCCCCAGAACGCCAGTTTTCCGTCAACGGTTTGCTTGATGTGGTCAACGGTCGGCTGCGAGGCCAACACCTGGGCTTTCGGGAAAGCCGCGGTCAGCGTTTCAAGGCCAAAGTAGTAATCCGGGTCACCATGGCTGATGTAGATGGTGGTCAGTTGCTTGCCGCTGGCGCGGATTTTCTGCACCACTTGCTCAGCCTGGGATTTACCGAACTGCGCGTCCACCAGGATTGCCTCTTTCTCACCACTGACCAGCACTGAACTCACCGGGAAAATCGCTTTTTCACCGGGGTTATAGACGTCCAGGGTCAGGGTCGATGCCGCTGCGGCGTGGGCGGCGAAACCGAGGGTGGCGGTGGCCAGAAGAATGCGTTTGATTGAAGGGAAGCCGATCATCTGTTGCTCCGTGGTCTGAACGCCGTGTTTGGCGATGGGACAGAGCTTAGTTGCCTGACTCAGTACAAAAAATGCGATGCTGGGACATAGTTTGTTTCTAAAAGTGAGCAAATCATGGATCGTCTACAAGCAATGCGCGTGTTCATCACGGTGTTGGACCTCGGCAGCCAGTCGGCAGCGGCTGACCACCTGGACCTGTCGCGACCCGTGGTGTCGCGCTATCTGGCGGAGCTGGAAGACTGGGTCGGCGCACGCCTGATGCACCGCACCACTCGCAAGTTGAGCCTGACCGCTGCTGGCAGCGAGATTCTGCCGAGGTGCCGGCAGATGCTCGACCTGTCCACCGACATGCAGGCCGCTGTCAGCGAACCGGACGACGCACCGCGCGGGTTACTGCGGATCAGCGTCAGCACGTCGTTCGGCCAGGCGCAATTCGCGCAGGCGATGGCGGTGTATGTCAAACACTACCCCGGCGTCAGTATCGACCTGCAAATGCTCGACCGCACGGTGAACCTGGTGGACGAACGCATCGACCTGGCGATTCGTACCAGCAATGACCTGGACCCAAATCTCATCGCCCGGCGCCTGACGGTCTGCCGCTCGGTGATCTGCGCCTCACCTGCTTACCTGCGCGAGCACCCGACGCCGCTGCGCGTCGAAGACTTGAGCCAGCACAATTGCCTGACCCACTCCTACTTCGGCAAAAGCCTCTGGCATTTTGAGCAGGACGGCGAGCAGGTCTCAGTGCCCGTGCAGGGCAACATCAGCGCCAACGAAGCCAGCACCCTGTTGCGCACAGCGATTGCCGGCGCCGGGGTGGCCATGCTGCCGTCTTACCAGGCAGGCGTACACATTCACAGCGGCGAACTGATCCGTCTGCTCGCCCATGCAGAACCCCGGCAGATGAACATGTACGCGGTATACGCCTCACGCAAGCACATGCCGGCCACGATGCGCAGCATGCTGGATTTCCTGGTCCTCAGGTTCCCCGAAGAGCCGGCATGGGATGCAGGCTTATAACCACCAAAGCAGAGGCGAGGGCTTGCCCGCGAGGGCGATCTATCAGTCACCTGAATTGTCGCCAAGTAGCCTAAAAATGGCCATCAGCGCTCTGAATACTGCGCTACATGCAACACCTGGGGTGCTGGCAACTCACAGGGACTGACCTATGCTGAACAGTAAGTACCCAAGGGTATTCGTTCAGAGGTCAACGCCATGAACATCAAAACAAGAAGATACCTCGCCATTTTCATCACCTGCGCGGCCACGCTGGCACTGTATGGCACCGCCGCTTGGCGCGTGGAGCAGCTGCGACAACTGCCCCGTGAATACGCGAGCTGCAACTTTGAACACTGCTTGCCACACAGCGGGACATTCAGCGCACTGCGCTAACGCCGCGCGTCAGGCCCCGTTATTGTCCTGATCGACTTTCAAGCGATCACGGAATGCCTTGGGCGAAATCCCCACACGACGACGAAACAGCCGCGTGAAGTTTGTCGGATCGGAGAACCCCAACACGTCAGACATTTCATAGATCGTCATGCTGGTGTAGGTCAGCAGTCGTTTGGCTTCCAGCAATTGCCGTTCATGCATGATCTGCAACGCCGGCTGCCCCGCCAGCTCACGGCAGGTGCCGTTCAGGTGCGACACGGAAATCCCCAGCCGATGCGCCAGGTCTTCCACCTTCACATGCTGGCGATAGGTCTCTTCCACCAACTGAATAAAACCATTGAGGTATTCGCGCGCACGCTGCGGACGCTGGCTGGCGTTACGGCGCGAAATGACCTGGCGACTCACCCAGACCATGATCACGCTGACCAGCGAATGCATGAGCATTTCGCGCGCCGGTTGATGGCCGGTGTATTCGTTTTGCAGGGCTGAAAACAAGCTGTTGAGGTATTCGCTGTCCTTGCCCGCCGGATAACTTTCGGCCTGCGCCAGGGCATGCACGGTGTTGCCCAGTTGTGCTTGCAGGTGCTTCACCAGTGGCGCGGCGAGGGTCACCACGAAACCTTCGACGTCTTCGCAAAACCGATAACCATGCACCGAGAGCGGCGGCAGAATCAGGATGGCCGGCTCTGTCAGTTGCGTAGAGTGGCCCTCGATTTCAAGCGCGGCCTGGCCCTTGAAGACGAAAAGCAACTGGCAGAGGTCGGCGTGGCGGTGGGGTTTGATTTCCCATTGATGTTCGCGGCTGCGAGTGGAAATCGCTTCACAGTGCAGCAAGTCAGGGGTCGGCCAATCCAGGCTTTCACCGTAAAGCTTGAACACCGGTATCGAAGGCAGGGCGGGCTTGTTCATCACGTCAATCCAGGCCTCGGGGTCAGCGGGCGATAATCGCACCGATTGGCAGAATGTACAGGTATCGGCTCAGTTTTCACCTTCAATTGACCGACTCGCAAGAGAAAAATGCAAGCACTCGATCCATAAAAATTATTCACCGGCTCTGGCCCTGTGAAGCTTGCGAGTCATAAAAACAATGAGAACGCTAAAAACCCAAATTGCCATCATCGGTGCCGGTCCGTCCGGGTTGTTACTCGGTCAGCTGCTGCACAACGCCGGAATCGACACCGTTATCCTCGAACGCCAAACACCTGACTACGTCTTGGGCCGCATCCGCGCCGGCGTCCTTGAGCAAGGCATGGTGGAGCTGCTGCGCCAGGCTGGGGTCGGCCAGCGCATGGATGCCGAAGGACTGGTTCACGGGGGATTCGACCTGGCCCTGGACGGAGGTCAGGTCCACATTGATCTGCACGCGTTGACCGGCGGCAAAACCGTGATGATTTATGGCCAGACCGAAGTCACTCGCGACCTGATGGCCGCTCGTCAGGTCGCCGGAGCGCGGACACTGTACGAAGCCAGTCATGTCGTGCCTCATGGCATGAAGACCAACGAAACCTACGTCACGTTCGAAAAGGACGGCGAAACTTATCGCCTCGATTGCGACTACATTGCCGGGTGCGACGGTTTCCACGGCGTGGCGCGACAGTCGATTCCCGCCGAGTGCATTAAGGTCTTCGAGCGGGTCTACCCGTTTGGCTGGCTGGGAATTCTCGCCGACACCCCACCGGTACACGAAGAACTGGTCTACGCCCGCCACGAGCGCGGCTTTGCCCTGTGCAGCATGCGTTCGGCAACGCGCAGCCGGTATTACCTTCAAGTACCGGCCGATGAGAAAGTCGAAGACTGGTCCGATCAGCGCTTCTGGGATGAACTCAAAACTCGTTTGCCAAAGGCGCTGGCAGCCCAGTTGGTGACTGGGCCTTCCCTCGAAAAAAGCATCGCGCCGCTGCGCAGTTTTGTGGTCGAGCCGATGCAGTACGGGCGGATGTTCCTTGTCGGCGACGCCGCGCACATTGTTCCGCCCACCGGCGCCAAAGGCCTTAACCTGGCCGCCAGTGACGTCAGCACGCTGTTCAATATTCTGTTGAAGGTGTATCGCGAAGGCCGGGAGGAGTTACTCGAAAAATACTCCGAGATCTGTCTGCGCCGGGTGTGGAAAGCTGAACGATTTTCTTGGTGGATGACCTCGATGCTGCATCGCTTCGATGATCACGATGCGTTCAGCCAGCGCATCAGCGCCGCCGAGCTGGCGTATTTTGTCAGCTCCGAGGCCGGCAAAAAAACTATTGCAGAAAATTACGTCGGACTTCCATACGAGGCTATCGAATAGCGTCCTATCGACTTACACTGCGGGCATTCCCCGCCCGCCTTGCGTGTTGCGGGCGCCTCACTGCCCGCAGGGTTTCTCACGTGACCAACCTGAATCAGCCTGAAACACCCAAGCCGGCCATTCGCAGCGTACTGATCGCCTTGATGCTGGCGATCTTTCTCGGCGCACTGGACCAGACCATCGTCGCCGTGTCGATGCCGGCCATCTCTGCGCAGTTCAAGGACGTCAGCCTGCTGGCCTGGGTGATTTCCGGCTATATGGTGGCAATGACCGTAGCGGTGCCGATCTACGGCAAGCTCGGCGACTTGTACGGCCGGCGCAAGCTGATGCTGTTCGGCATGGGGTTGTTCACGCTGGCGTCGTTGTTCTGCGGCATGGCCCAGAGCATGGAGCAACTGGTACTGGCGCGGATCATTCAGGGCATCGGCGCCGGCGGGATGATTTCGGTCAGCCAGGCAATCATCGGTGACATCGTGCCGCCAAGGGAACGCGGTCGCTATCAGGGTTACTTCAGCAGCATGTACGCGGTCGCTAGTGTGGCGGGCCCGGTGCTGGGGGGTTACATGACCGAATACCTGTCCTGGCGCTGGGTGTTTTTAATCAACCTGCCACTGGGTCTGGGCGCATGGCTGGTGGCCAATCGCACGTTGGTAGGCCTGCCCGTGCCGCAGCGAAAACCGGTCATCGATTACCTCGGTACGCTGCTGATGATCATTGGTTTAACCGCATTGTTGCTCGGCATCACACAGGTGGGCCAAGGCCATTCATGGCGCAGTGCCGACGTGTTGGGGCTACTCGCGGGGGCAGTGCTGCTGCTGGCGATTTTTGTCTGGCATGAGCGACGCGCCCGCGAACCGTTGCTGCCAATGCACCTGTTCGCTAACCGCGATGCAATTTTTTGCTGGTGTACGATTTTCTTCACCAGTTTCCAAGCCATCTCACTGATCGTACTGATGCCATTGCGTTTCCAGAGTGTCACCGGTGCCGGAGCCGACAGCGCCGCGCTGCATCTGTTGCCGCTGGCCATAGGCTTGCCGATTGGCGCGTATTTCGCCGGACGCCGCACCTCAGTGACCGGGCGCTACAAGCCGATGATCCTGAGCGGTGCGCTGCTGATGCCGCTCTCGATCCTCGGCATGGCGTTCAGTGCGCCTCAAGCTGTATTACTCAGCAGTCTGTTCATGGTGCTCAGCGGAATCGCATCCGGCATGCAGTTCCCGACCTCATTGGTCGGCACACAAAACTCGGTCGAGCAGCGAGACATCGGCGTGGCCACCAGCACCACCAACTTGTTCCGCTCGCTGGGTGGTGCGGTCGGCGTTAGCGTGATGTCGGCGCTGTTATTGGCGTTGTTGCAGGATTCAAGCTTCGCCCACCTCGCGGGCTCAACGATGATCGCCGAGGGCAACTCGGGAAATGTGTTGCTCGACGGCTTGAACGCCACGGCGGGCGACGCGCAGGACGCTTTGCGCGCCGAACTGCTGCTGACATTTCGGCATTTGCTGCTGGTCAGTGCGGCGGTTTCGCTGTTGGGGCTGGCAGCGGCGATTGCAATGCCAAACAGGGTATTGCGCGGCCGTGAAGACAAGGCCCGGTAGGGAAAGGAGACGGGGAATCGGCCTTCACGAGCGAGCGATAACCGCGGCTCAAGGGCTGTAATACCCCACGGCCACCAGAAAATGCCCGACCTTCTTCAAGTACGCATGTTTGTCTTCAATTTTGCCGGTCACCGGGTTTTTCCAGCGATAGTCGTAGTCGCCGTGGTCCTGCTTGGCGATCAACGCCAGAATCGGCTCACCCACCGGCTTGCCTTCCGGGTCCTTGACCTTGCCGAAGTCGGTATTGATCAACCGTAAGTTAGTGCCGTGAGCGACGTAGCGCTGGTTATTCAGGTCCACGACGAACACGTACAGATCATCCTGCAAGTAACCGCCCTTTAGAGCATTGACAGCGTTGAGCGTGCCCTTCTCGTCCTTTGCCAAATCGGCCGCGGCCTTGTTGAGCAGGGCCATCG is a window of Pseudomonas sp. DC1.2 DNA encoding:
- a CDS encoding extracellular solute-binding protein, whose amino-acid sequence is MGQHDLNRRQFIKTVGVASVAAAAMSIPFIRANASDTRFQGKTLRLLTWSDDTGLAALRNIAATFEAKTGAKVIADRTGSTSEMVAKLKAGGDRPQYDIITLAGVGAEGLAAAGLLEKPDLNRIPNLVDVPEKYRTGANGHGIGYLLWCNSLVYSTRTQKEAPDSYAALWDAERAPNIFLPPPNWTEAMDLIIIAAKLAGGDEHNVEPGFKKLAELKDRVVTLGENPNQIAELFRTGSLDMGGLYAPAFFPKQIRDPAYGLGATFGMKEGFYTDLMLSVMPKNRPGDTDLAYAFIDHSLDPLVQGKMAEDIYNGPVNAKAIISAEARKSPYILTPEQIADKAIMHDNAFLATVHDQWIRRYTEIFSS
- a CDS encoding aldehyde dehydrogenase family protein, producing MTFPTALDGLYIDGQWSAGKEHLRVINPATEALLTTVKGGDEYAVEHAISAATNAFIDWSKTTGAERGATLRRIAAGVQAGREQLMQLQSSNNGKPLFEAAIDVDDVIATFEYYAGLAEALDGQQDSAVELPSDDFSARLRREPCGVVGLIVPWNFPMVTTAWKLAPALAAGCCVVLKPSEVTPLPELELAAIIADAGLPNGVFNVVCGTGLAVGAPLSADPRIAKISFTGSNAVGVQVMQRAAETVKGVSLELGGKSSLLVLADADIQLAVELACGGGFFNAGQMCSATSRVLVADELADEFLIRLQERAEAIRVADPFDPNVEMGALVNQAQYQRVLGHIDRGLSAGAKLMCGGHRPPDLPRGYFLQPTVFTEVPLDSALWCEEIFGPVICVRSFASEAQAIALANDSQFGLVASVVSRDSAAANRVANALQAGLVWINAPQVIFPQTAWGGYKQSSIGRELGPWGLQAFQEMKHVIRAV
- a CDS encoding 5-guanidino-2-oxopentanoate decarboxylase, which encodes MATCGEVLVKLLEGYGVEQVFGIPGVHTVELYRGLARSSINHVTPRHEQGAGFMADGYARTCGKPGVCFIITGPGMTNITTAMGQAYADSIPMLVISSVQSRGQLGGGRGKLHELPNQRALVGGVAAFSHTLMSAAELPGVLARAFALFQAGRPRPVHIEIPLDVLVEEADELLASVPVNIDRAGASPTAIARMTTLLAGAKRPLILAGGGAIEAAAELTELAELLGAPVALTINAKGLLESAHPLLIGSTQSLLATRALVAEADVVLAIGTELAETDYDVTFAGGFNIPGALLRIDIDPDQTVRNYPPQVALVADARHAAKALLSALSHTSLAERRNDWGPVRAARLREELAASWDAPTLAQTRFLEIVLHELPNAVFVGDSTQPVYTGNLTFNPERPRRWFNSSTGYGTLGYALPAAIGAWLGGSVESGVRPPVVCLIGDGGLQFTLPELASAVEARTPVIVLLWNNQGYEEIKKYMVNRAIEPVGVDIYTPDFIGVAKALGCAAEAVNGVEQLRKALRTATDRQGPTLIEIDQTQWMKAVSK
- a CDS encoding LysR substrate-binding domain-containing protein, producing the protein MKRLPPLPALHTFLITAQCCNFTRAAEQLHITQGAVSRQIAGLEDHLGYELFIRQARGLDLTAEGREWLPRVQQIFGLIDEAVEQIGAKRETLQLKAPTCVMRWLLPRLLQWKKERPDIPVELTTTVRHGVDFHREQFDAAVMYGAPPDTALASHHLFDEQLTPVCSRPLLEGPVPLQVPQDLEQHLLLHPTRDERDWKAWLASADVHVSNVDKGQHFETLDLAMSMASQGTGVAIGDWSLIGDDLSAGRLVMPFELKVRTGLAYYLVMPQKPAPSPKLQELLRWLVAQAQAR
- a CDS encoding NAD(P)-dependent oxidoreductase — protein: MSNIAIIGATGRAGSQLLEEALRRGHSVTAIARDTSKISPRAGVVTKDVDALDAEALQAAVAGHDVVLSAAHFSTLPASAVLEPLKKAGVQRLLVVGGAGSLLLPTGGRVIDSEGFPQAYKAEASAGALFLDDLRSEKELDWTFLSPSAEFVDGERTGTFRVGKDDLLVSAEGRSWITFADFAIAMLDEVESPKHSRQRFAVGY
- a CDS encoding MBL fold metallo-hydrolase, whose protein sequence is MIGFPSIKRILLATATLGFAAHAAAASTLTLDVYNPGEKAIFPVSSVLVSGEKEAILVDAQFGKSQAEQVVQKIRASGKQLTTIYISHGDPDYYFGLETLTAAFPKAQVLASQPTVDHIKQTVDGKLAFWGPKMGAEAPSKTIVPGVLKGDSLMLEGQKLQVIGLDGKQPDRSFVWIPSIKAVVGGVVVAENIHVWMADTQTAQSHTDWLATLHAIETLKPKSIVPGHYLGESTRSLAAVQFTAGYIKAFDEETAKAKDSAALIAAMKKRYPTLGEESSLELSAKVAKGEMKW
- a CDS encoding LysR family transcriptional regulator yields the protein MDRLQAMRVFITVLDLGSQSAAADHLDLSRPVVSRYLAELEDWVGARLMHRTTRKLSLTAAGSEILPRCRQMLDLSTDMQAAVSEPDDAPRGLLRISVSTSFGQAQFAQAMAVYVKHYPGVSIDLQMLDRTVNLVDERIDLAIRTSNDLDPNLIARRLTVCRSVICASPAYLREHPTPLRVEDLSQHNCLTHSYFGKSLWHFEQDGEQVSVPVQGNISANEASTLLRTAIAGAGVAMLPSYQAGVHIHSGELIRLLAHAEPRQMNMYAVYASRKHMPATMRSMLDFLVLRFPEEPAWDAGL